In the genome of Luteitalea pratensis, the window CCACCGGCGGCCTCGTGATCACGATGGTGATCTTCATGCTGCTCGAGCGCGAGGACCTGCGCGGCCGGATCATCTCGGTCGTTGGCCATGGGCATCTCGCCGTCACCACGCGAGCATTCGAAGAGGCGGGCGCGCGCGTCAGCCGCCAGTTGCTGATGCAGGCGCTCGTCAACGCGATCTACGGCATCGGCGTCGGTGTCGGACTGTGGCTGATCGGCGTGCCGTACTTCGTGCTGTGGGGCGCGCTGGCGGCCGCACTCCGCTTCATCCCGTACGTCGGGCCGCTGATCGCGGCCGTCGCGCCGTTTGCCGTCGCGCTGGCCGCTCTGCCGGGTTGGACACGCCCGATCTACGTCGCGCTGCTCTTCGTCGGCCTGGAACTGGTAACCAATCTCGTACTCGAGACGGTGCTCTACGCCGGCGCCGCAGGCGTGTCGCAGGTCGGGCTCCTCGTCTCGGTGGCCTTCTGGACATGGTTGTGGGGACCGATGGGGCTGTTGCTGGCGACGCCGCTGACGGTGTGCGTCGTGGTGCTCGGCAAGTACGTCTCCGGGCTCGAATTCCTCGCGACGCTGATGTCCGATCAGCCGACGATGACGATCGATCAGCGCTACTACCAGCGCCTGCTGGCCCGCGACATCGTCGAAGCGGGCGACATCCTCGAGCAGTCCGGCACGGCCGAGTCACGGGATCAGGTGTTCGACGCGGTCATGGTCCCGGCGCTGGTGTATGCCGAGCGGGATCGGCTCGAGGAACGGGTGTCGGCCGAGGAGGAGCAGGACGTCGTCGAGGCCACGCGGGAACTGCTCGGGGACCTCGGCGGGTCCGAACCTGTGTCCCTGACGGAACAGGCCGCGGCAGGCGACGCACGGATCGTGATTGGCGTTCCTGTCAACGGCGCTGCCGACGAAGTCGCGCTGCTGATGCTGTCGACGCTGATCGCGCCGGTTGGGATCGCGATGACCGTGCTGTCGCCGCGCGTGCTGGCGTCCGAAGTCGTCGAGCGGCTCCGATCGACCCCAGGATCGATCCTGTGCCTTGGCGACCTCCGCCCGAGTCCGCCGACACGCGCGCGCTACCTGGTCAAGAAATTCCGGTCAGCGCTTCCCGATCTGCCGATCGTCGTCGGCCGGTGGGCGCCGCCGGACCTGGCTGACCTCGACCTCGGGCCGCTGCTCGAGGCGGGCGCCACCCGTGTGGCATCGACGCTTGTCGAAACGCGACGGCACGTCACCGAACTGGCCGCGGTGACGGTGCGCAACCACGACGCGGCCTGAGGGGTCACGGGGGACCTTCACCCTGCGCCAGGTTCATCTTCCGCAGCAGTTCGCCCCAGCGTGGATCGGAGTGGAGGCTCTCGAGTGGCGGATCGACCTTCACGTAGTTGAATGTGTCGCCGCGTTCCATCGTGAAGAGCAAGCGGAAGGCCGTGTCCTTGTCGCCCAGCGCGGCGTACGCGGCAGCCGCGACGGAAGGGTTCGTCGGCCTGGCGGGGGACAGGCGCGCGAGCAATTGGCGGGCCTCTTCATGCCTGCCCTGAAGGGCATGGAGGCGGGCGAGTCGCCATGGGATGCCTCGGGCCTCGAGGCCACTCCTCCGATACGCGTCGAGCGCCTTCGCGTACAGACCCGTCTGCGTATGGATGTCGCCGAGAAGCGTCTGTACTGCCGCGATCCCCGGCTCCAGTTCCAGCGCGAGGTTCAGGCGATGCACAGCCTCGTCGTACCGGTGTGCACGGTACAGGATTCGCGCAAAGTTCATCTGGATGGCAGGGGCCAACGGGTCGAGACGGACGGCGCTCTCGATGTGGGCGATGGCTTCGTGAAAGCGCCCGAGCTGGCACAGGAGGAGCGCGTAGGTGTAGTGCGCGTGGGCATCGCTGGGATCGAGTGCGATGGCTCGGCGAATCGAGTCCTCCGAGCCGGTCCAATCCCAGTCGTACAGACGCTTGATGTCGGCTTGCACGACGTGCGCCTCGGCAAGGCTCGCATCAAGGGCGAGGGCCTTTTCCGCGGCCGCGCGCGACGGCGCTTCCATC includes:
- a CDS encoding AI-2E family transporter; translated protein: MEDRFKALNTWLSFTGFVMAVGILYWAQVVLVPVAMAALITFMLAGPVTRLQRRIGRVPAVGLVVAVVFAGLTAATWVLSRELTSLVADLPAYRANIREKAADVRRASRGGSVGEVQKTLTDIQQEFQQDQGTRGSAATPLVVSSEQQASLWGFPSWLGPAMGPLATGGLVITMVIFMLLEREDLRGRIISVVGHGHLAVTTRAFEEAGARVSRQLLMQALVNAIYGIGVGVGLWLIGVPYFVLWGALAAALRFIPYVGPLIAAVAPFAVALAALPGWTRPIYVALLFVGLELVTNLVLETVLYAGAAGVSQVGLLVSVAFWTWLWGPMGLLLATPLTVCVVVLGKYVSGLEFLATLMSDQPTMTIDQRYYQRLLARDIVEAGDILEQSGTAESRDQVFDAVMVPALVYAERDRLEERVSAEEEQDVVEATRELLGDLGGSEPVSLTEQAAAGDARIVIGVPVNGAADEVALLMLSTLIAPVGIAMTVLSPRVLASEVVERLRSTPGSILCLGDLRPSPPTRARYLVKKFRSALPDLPIVVGRWAPPDLADLDLGPLLEAGATRVASTLVETRRHVTELAAVTVRNHDAA